One region of Candidatus Lokiarchaeota archaeon genomic DNA includes:
- the uvrA gene encoding excinuclease ABC subunit UvrA: MKILTEQDERQGEAEFDGPQSIVIHGAAEHNLKHIDVEIPRNSFTVVTGISGSGKSSLVFDTLFAEGQRRFVESLSSYARQFLGMLEKPQVDYMSGLSPSISIDQKSAGSNPRSTVGTVTEVFDFLRLLFARVGTPHCPECGTEIKPQTAQQIVNQIMDLEEGLRILIMAPIVRGRKGEYRKEFEELIQKGFVRARVDGELRTLEQGISLDRYFEHTIEVILDRVRVTHSNRSRISEAVETALDMADGTVSVLVNDDTITLSERFACVDCGISLPEMEPRLFSWNTPHGACENCTGLGTVREIDVDLVIPDKSLSISGGAIKPYGWARKSSSLKAVAQKYGFSMDTSWMDLTESQKSKVLWGTGDEEVVVKWKHGDDPNKTQWEGTSVSPYEGMIPYMWRNYNKTKSSRIRRKLERFMVERPCPECDGNRIRPVSQAVRFRGKSITDLNQMSIRDLRSFFDSIELGKRERPIAYPIFKEIASRIRFLSEVGLDYLTLDRRAPTLAGGESQRIRLASQIGSNLVGVTYVCDEPSIGLHQRDNLRLLNSLTRLRDQGNTIVVVEHDESTIRAADHIVDLGPGAGDEGGEVVVSGTMDDLLSCDESITSSYLRGDMEIAVPEERRSSNGKFIEIKGARHHNLKSIDVRIPLGVFVSVTGVSGSGKSSLITETLQRELGRRFHNSTAVPGEHDEIVGADQLDKVVVIDQSPIGRTPRSNPGTYTGLFTPIRKLFASLPESKIRGYTKSRFSFNVKPGRCEKCKGRGVDVVEMQFLPEVEVKCSECNGRRYDRDTLQIRYKGKNIADVLDMRIDQAYEFFEDLPKIRKKLKTLKDVGLGYVKIGQPSTTLSGGEAQRIKLSKYLSRPATGQTLIMLDEPTTGLHFDDIKKLLNVLHRLVDMGNTVVVIEHQLDVVKTADWIIDLGPEGGDDGGYIVAEGTPEQVASNDESYTGIYLRELLDTESDGKDES; the protein is encoded by the coding sequence ATGAAGATACTCACCGAACAAGACGAACGGCAAGGCGAAGCCGAATTTGATGGTCCCCAGTCAATAGTGATACATGGGGCTGCTGAACATAATCTAAAGCACATCGATGTAGAGATACCCAGAAACAGCTTCACGGTGGTTACTGGAATCTCCGGATCTGGCAAGTCAAGCCTTGTCTTTGATACACTATTTGCAGAAGGGCAGCGACGTTTTGTAGAATCTCTTTCTTCCTATGCCAGACAGTTTCTGGGTATGTTGGAGAAGCCGCAGGTCGATTATATGTCCGGCCTATCACCTTCCATATCAATCGATCAGAAAAGTGCGGGTAGCAACCCACGAAGTACCGTAGGAACAGTAACTGAAGTGTTCGATTTCTTGCGCTTGCTCTTTGCCCGAGTTGGAACACCACATTGCCCTGAATGCGGAACGGAAATCAAGCCACAGACCGCCCAGCAAATTGTAAACCAAATTATGGATTTGGAAGAAGGACTTCGGATTCTAATCATGGCTCCTATCGTACGGGGCAGAAAAGGCGAATATCGGAAGGAATTCGAAGAACTCATCCAAAAGGGGTTTGTTCGTGCTCGGGTAGACGGCGAATTGCGAACACTCGAACAGGGAATCTCTCTCGACCGGTATTTCGAGCATACTATTGAAGTGATACTTGACAGAGTACGGGTGACGCATTCTAACCGTAGTAGGATTTCTGAAGCTGTTGAGACCGCTTTGGATATGGCTGATGGTACTGTCAGTGTACTGGTGAATGACGATACGATAACTCTCTCAGAGAGATTCGCTTGTGTTGATTGTGGTATCAGCTTGCCAGAAATGGAACCTCGTCTTTTCTCATGGAATACGCCCCATGGTGCTTGTGAAAACTGTACTGGACTGGGTACTGTACGCGAGATTGACGTTGACCTAGTTATTCCTGACAAGTCACTTTCCATTTCGGGGGGTGCAATCAAACCTTACGGCTGGGCAAGGAAATCGAGCAGTTTGAAAGCAGTGGCCCAGAAATATGGCTTTTCGATGGACACCTCGTGGATGGACCTCACGGAGAGCCAGAAATCGAAGGTCTTGTGGGGCACTGGTGATGAAGAAGTAGTTGTGAAGTGGAAGCACGGTGATGACCCAAACAAGACGCAGTGGGAAGGTACCTCAGTTTCTCCCTACGAAGGAATGATACCTTACATGTGGCGAAACTACAACAAGACGAAGAGTTCTCGAATCCGAAGAAAGCTTGAACGTTTCATGGTAGAGAGACCATGTCCTGAGTGTGATGGCAATCGAATCCGTCCAGTATCACAGGCTGTAAGATTCAGGGGCAAGAGCATAACCGATTTGAATCAGATGTCGATTCGTGACCTCCGTAGTTTCTTTGATAGCATCGAGCTTGGCAAGCGAGAGAGACCCATTGCATACCCCATCTTCAAGGAGATTGCCAGCAGGATTCGATTTCTCTCCGAAGTGGGTCTTGACTACCTAACACTTGACCGTCGAGCTCCAACTCTTGCGGGAGGAGAATCACAGCGGATTCGGCTAGCCAGTCAAATAGGTTCGAATCTAGTTGGTGTCACCTATGTGTGTGATGAACCTTCAATTGGCCTTCATCAACGGGATAATCTGCGACTTCTGAATTCCTTGACTCGCCTTAGGGATCAGGGCAACACAATCGTTGTTGTTGAGCACGACGAATCTACCATCAGAGCTGCTGATCATATCGTGGATTTAGGTCCAGGGGCAGGTGATGAAGGCGGCGAAGTTGTCGTGTCAGGCACGATGGATGATCTTCTCTCATGTGACGAATCAATCACCAGTTCTTACCTTCGAGGTGATATGGAAATCGCGGTTCCTGAAGAGCGCAGGAGTTCCAACGGGAAGTTCATTGAAATCAAAGGTGCTCGACATCACAATCTGAAATCAATAGATGTTAGAATACCGCTTGGCGTTTTTGTCTCTGTGACTGGTGTTTCAGGTTCCGGCAAATCGAGTCTTATCACGGAAACCTTGCAGAGAGAGCTTGGTCGTCGCTTCCACAATTCTACTGCTGTTCCTGGAGAACATGATGAAATCGTGGGGGCAGATCAGCTGGACAAAGTTGTAGTAATTGATCAAAGTCCCATTGGTCGAACACCAAGATCCAATCCTGGAACGTATACTGGCCTTTTCACTCCGATTCGGAAGCTCTTCGCAAGCCTTCCGGAATCCAAGATACGCGGCTACACCAAGAGTAGATTTAGCTTCAACGTGAAACCCGGCCGCTGTGAAAAATGCAAGGGCCGCGGAGTAGATGTTGTCGAGATGCAGTTCCTGCCTGAAGTAGAAGTCAAATGCAGTGAATGCAATGGACGGCGATATGACCGAGATACTCTGCAAATACGTTACAAAGGTAAAAACATTGCAGATGTTTTGGATATGCGAATCGACCAAGCATACGAATTCTTTGAGGATTTGCCAAAGATTCGCAAGAAGCTCAAGACATTGAAGGATGTCGGACTGGGGTATGTGAAAATCGGACAACCATCCACAACTCTGTCCGGAGGTGAAGCTCAGCGAATTAAGCTCAGCAAATATCTTTCCCGACCTGCGACGGGGCAGACACTGATTATGCTTGATGAGCCAACCACAGGCTTGCATTTTGATGATATCAAGAAACTCCTGAATGTGCTTCACCGACTTGTTGACATGGGAAACACCGTTGTTGTCATCGAGCACCAGCTTGACGTGGTCAAGACTGCTGACTGGATAATCGATCTGGGTCCTGAAGGAGGCGATGACGGTGGATACATTGTCGCTGAGGGAACCCCTGAACAGGTAGCCAGCAATGATGAATCATATACTGGAATCTACCTGCGAGAGCTTCTTGATACTGAATCAGATGGGAAGGATGAATCATGA
- the uvrB gene encoding excinuclease ABC subunit UvrB, with product MADFKLQAPFEPTGDQPQAIDRLMEGLESGLDHQTLLGVTGSGKTFTMANVIEEYGRPTLVLSHNKTLAAQLASEYREFFPNNAVEYFVSYYDYYQPEAYVPSKDMYIEKEADINREIERLRNSTTRSLRTREDVIVIASVSCIYGLGNPEEYEKLSMMVEVGDEVERRELLEQLVAMQYNRNDMEIEPGVFRVRGDVIDVYPGYSKDAVRIELDGDEVSRISHLQGLTSRRLHDQTWTVIHPARHHVARHERILECLDEIEADMEDQVEWFKQQGKLVEAQRIKRRTRYDLEMLRETGWCSGIENYSRYIDGRAKGQRPYTLLDYFPDEFLMIIDESHMTIPQVRGMYNGDRSRKQNLVDYGFRLPSALDNRPLKFEEFQEFMNHVIYTTATPGPYETKRSAQIVEQLIRPTGLVDPEVEVRPVKNQVDDLLDAIHKTVELGDRVLATTLTKKTAEMLSEYLIENGVKARYLHSDIGTVERIEIIRDLRLGKFDVLVGINLLREGLDLPEVSLVAILDADKAGFLRSEWSLIQTMGRAARNVNARVILYGDHISDAMRAAIDETNRRRKYQLKYNQEHNITPQSIKKSVKDIAQGMPSQQKKEQLKLEDFDLVDLEIMNDRIVKLEEEMKDAAQKLEFERAAQIRDHIRELKARIEDTQ from the coding sequence ATGGCAGACTTCAAGCTACAAGCACCGTTCGAACCGACTGGCGATCAACCGCAGGCCATCGACCGTTTGATGGAGGGGCTTGAAAGCGGGCTTGACCATCAAACACTCCTCGGAGTCACGGGGAGCGGCAAGACCTTCACAATGGCGAACGTGATTGAGGAGTACGGCCGGCCAACCCTGGTGCTCTCCCACAACAAGACGCTCGCGGCGCAACTCGCTTCGGAGTATCGGGAGTTCTTCCCTAACAATGCCGTGGAGTATTTCGTTTCTTACTACGACTACTACCAGCCAGAAGCATACGTGCCATCAAAAGATATGTACATCGAGAAGGAAGCGGATATCAACCGGGAGATTGAGCGGCTGCGCAACTCCACGACGCGCTCGCTGCGAACCCGCGAAGATGTTATCGTTATCGCGTCGGTATCGTGCATCTACGGCCTCGGCAACCCGGAGGAGTACGAGAAGCTCTCGATGATGGTGGAGGTGGGGGATGAGGTAGAGCGACGGGAGCTACTGGAACAGCTTGTTGCAATGCAATACAACCGAAACGATATGGAGATTGAACCTGGCGTGTTCAGGGTACGGGGTGACGTGATTGACGTCTATCCTGGATATTCAAAGGATGCGGTCAGAATCGAACTTGATGGCGATGAAGTATCTCGGATATCTCACCTACAAGGATTGACATCTCGACGGTTACACGACCAGACCTGGACTGTTATTCACCCAGCACGACATCATGTTGCTCGTCATGAGCGGATCCTGGAGTGTCTTGACGAGATAGAAGCGGACATGGAAGACCAGGTTGAGTGGTTCAAGCAGCAAGGCAAACTCGTGGAAGCCCAGCGAATCAAACGACGCACGCGTTACGATCTAGAAATGCTGCGGGAGACTGGCTGGTGCAGCGGTATAGAGAATTATTCGCGATACATAGACGGTCGAGCAAAAGGTCAGCGCCCGTACACTCTTCTTGACTACTTCCCCGATGAGTTTCTGATGATCATTGATGAGAGCCATATGACCATACCGCAGGTCAGGGGAATGTACAACGGGGACAGATCGCGAAAGCAAAACTTAGTGGATTATGGTTTCAGACTCCCATCAGCACTAGATAATCGCCCCCTGAAATTCGAAGAGTTTCAAGAATTCATGAATCACGTCATCTACACGACTGCTACGCCTGGTCCATATGAGACTAAACGAAGTGCACAGATTGTTGAGCAGCTCATTCGACCAACTGGTCTCGTAGACCCAGAAGTCGAAGTACGCCCAGTGAAGAATCAGGTCGATGACCTCCTTGATGCTATCCACAAAACAGTGGAGCTTGGGGATAGGGTCTTAGCGACCACCCTCACCAAGAAAACCGCTGAGATGCTGTCGGAATACCTCATCGAGAACGGTGTCAAGGCACGATATCTCCACTCAGATATCGGAACGGTCGAACGGATTGAAATCATCCGCGATCTGCGGCTGGGCAAGTTCGATGTACTTGTTGGCATCAACCTCCTCAGAGAAGGGCTTGACCTTCCAGAAGTGTCACTTGTTGCTATACTAGATGCCGACAAGGCGGGTTTCCTTCGGAGTGAATGGTCACTGATTCAAACCATGGGTCGTGCAGCAAGAAACGTTAATGCTCGCGTGATTCTGTATGGTGATCATATTTCCGACGCTATGCGCGCAGCCATTGACGAAACCAACCGCCGTCGCAAATATCAGCTCAAATACAACCAGGAGCACAATATCACACCGCAGTCGATAAAGAAGTCGGTTAAGGACATAGCACAGGGCATGCCATCACAGCAGAAGAAAGAACAGCTCAAGCTTGAGGACTTTGACCTGGTTGACTTGGAAATCATGAATGACCGGATTGTAAAGCTTGAAGAAGAGATGAAGGATGCAGCACAGAAGCTTGAGTTTGAACGTGCGGCACAGATTAGAGATCACATTAGAGAACTGAAAGCAAGAATCGAGGACACCCAATAG
- the uvrA gene encoding excinuclease ABC subunit UvrA, producing the protein MTGHIKVRKAEEHNLKKIDVDIPRDRLVVVTGPSGSGKSSLVFDTVFSEGQRRYVESLSSYARRFLGRLDKPKVEKITGLPPAISIEQKGVSKNPRSTVSTSTEIHDYLRLLYANVGIPHCTECGDPMEQLTAQSAARLLLDENGGERIYILAPAVEGERGTQEDVLRDLVRDGFVRARVNGEFKRIEKIELDGRRSHDIEVVVDRIELSKSNRERLVSSLETAIEFGDGKAIVSRKDQDDLVFAEHLVCPKCGVQYEKLGPKSFSYNTPEGACPTCNGLGRTIEIDPDLVVPNKSLNLREGAFKPWKNTSRPWPMQFLKALAEKGGFSLDTPWNELSAKAKDILLWGRPSLRVKFSYTRRRSKGRKKTTTVTRTWEGMVNRLDRHLNSDYREGYKKKIMNTYARQTVCPNCGGKKLKAESLAVTVGEKSIDEITSMTITDALEFFDNLELSERGEKIAKLILKEIVSRLEFITSVGVEYLTLDRSSATLSGGEAQRIRLATQIGSALTGVLYCLDEPSIGLHPRDISRLLKTLTELRSLGNTVVVIEHDKDTIQAADHIIDLGPRAGIHGGEVVAEGPPAEVLQDPKSVTAQYLAGQKQIPVPEKRRNGNGKSIVIHGCKEHNLKDIDVEFPLGVFACVTGVSGSGKSTLLNQTLYRALAREMNDASAKPGEHDSIEGLEHIDRVVLVDQSPIGRTPRSNPATYTKVFRYIRKLFARMPESKTRGYGKTRFSFNTRAGRCEKCKGSGMLKVEMHFMSDVYVTCDVCNGQRYDRETLEVTYRDKNINDVLSMTIEEALEFFLDLPKIKDRLQTLADVGLGYLELGQPSTTLSGGEAQRVKLSKELSRRSRGHTLYILDEPTTGLSASDVHVLLKVLNRLVDAGNTIIMIEHNQEVVKTADWIIDLGPEGGEEGGRLVAEGTPEDVCEVASSYTGNHLRKTLYGPKVRRGPIVAKPSETT; encoded by the coding sequence ATGACTGGCCACATAAAAGTCAGAAAAGCGGAAGAGCACAATCTGAAGAAGATTGACGTAGACATACCGCGTGATAGGCTGGTCGTTGTTACAGGACCTTCCGGGTCCGGTAAATCAAGCTTGGTCTTTGATACTGTATTCTCTGAAGGCCAGAGGAGGTACGTTGAATCACTATCTTCCTATGCGCGCCGTTTTCTAGGTCGACTCGATAAACCCAAGGTTGAGAAGATTACAGGTCTTCCGCCTGCTATTTCGATTGAACAGAAGGGTGTTAGCAAAAATCCCCGAAGTACAGTTTCGACAAGCACTGAAATTCATGATTATCTCCGGTTGCTCTACGCCAATGTGGGAATTCCTCATTGTACAGAATGCGGTGACCCGATGGAACAGCTTACCGCCCAATCCGCAGCTAGGCTCTTACTAGATGAAAACGGTGGGGAGAGAATCTACATCTTAGCGCCTGCTGTGGAGGGTGAACGTGGCACTCAAGAAGATGTGTTGAGGGACCTGGTTCGAGATGGGTTTGTTAGAGCTAGAGTCAACGGCGAATTCAAGAGAATAGAGAAAATCGAGCTCGATGGTCGAAGAAGCCATGACATCGAAGTTGTTGTCGATCGAATAGAACTGAGCAAATCCAATCGCGAACGACTTGTAAGCTCTCTTGAGACCGCTATTGAATTCGGTGATGGCAAGGCAATCGTATCGCGGAAAGACCAAGATGACCTTGTATTCGCAGAACACCTCGTATGCCCAAAATGCGGTGTGCAATATGAAAAACTAGGTCCGAAGTCCTTTTCCTACAACACCCCGGAAGGAGCCTGCCCGACATGTAACGGCCTAGGAAGAACTATCGAAATCGACCCAGATCTTGTTGTTCCAAACAAGTCACTGAATCTCAGAGAAGGCGCTTTCAAACCATGGAAGAATACGAGTCGGCCTTGGCCTATGCAATTTCTAAAAGCTCTCGCAGAGAAAGGTGGTTTCTCATTAGACACACCATGGAATGAGCTTTCTGCGAAGGCGAAGGATATACTGTTGTGGGGACGCCCCTCTCTGAGAGTGAAGTTCAGTTATACTCGCCGCAGAAGCAAGGGTAGGAAAAAAACAACGACCGTTACGAGGACTTGGGAGGGCATGGTGAACCGTCTTGATAGACACCTCAATAGTGACTATCGCGAAGGTTACAAGAAGAAAATCATGAATACTTATGCTCGACAAACTGTATGTCCGAACTGTGGAGGTAAGAAGCTCAAAGCTGAGAGCTTGGCTGTAACAGTTGGCGAAAAATCGATTGACGAAATTACCTCGATGACAATTACTGACGCACTGGAATTCTTCGATAATCTGGAGCTTTCTGAGCGCGGTGAAAAAATCGCAAAGCTGATTCTGAAAGAAATCGTCTCGAGGCTCGAATTCATCACATCAGTTGGAGTCGAGTATCTAACCTTGGACCGTTCTTCTGCTACCCTTTCAGGTGGTGAAGCACAACGTATACGGCTTGCGACGCAAATTGGCTCAGCTCTAACTGGTGTTTTGTATTGCCTTGATGAACCTTCAATTGGGTTACATCCCCGTGACATCTCTAGACTGCTCAAGACGTTAACGGAATTGAGAAGCCTTGGAAATACAGTAGTGGTTATTGAACATGACAAGGATACCATTCAGGCTGCGGACCACATCATTGATCTTGGTCCTCGTGCTGGCATCCACGGTGGTGAGGTCGTCGCAGAGGGCCCACCAGCTGAGGTTCTTCAAGATCCCAAGTCCGTAACCGCGCAGTATCTGGCCGGTCAAAAGCAAATCCCTGTTCCTGAAAAGCGTAGGAACGGCAACGGTAAGTCCATTGTCATTCATGGATGCAAAGAGCACAATTTGAAAGACATAGATGTGGAGTTTCCCTTGGGTGTGTTTGCTTGTGTTACTGGAGTTTCAGGAAGTGGAAAGAGCACTCTACTGAATCAAACATTGTACCGTGCTTTGGCCCGTGAGATGAATGATGCATCTGCGAAACCGGGGGAACATGATTCGATTGAAGGCTTGGAGCACATAGACCGGGTAGTACTGGTTGATCAATCGCCTATCGGTAGGACTCCTCGATCAAACCCTGCAACATACACGAAGGTATTCAGATATATCAGGAAGCTCTTCGCTCGTATGCCTGAATCGAAAACCCGAGGATATGGAAAAACGCGATTCAGTTTCAATACACGAGCCGGTAGATGTGAAAAATGCAAGGGCAGTGGTATGCTGAAAGTAGAGATGCATTTTATGAGCGATGTCTATGTGACCTGTGATGTCTGTAATGGCCAGCGCTACGACAGGGAAACTTTAGAGGTCACCTATCGCGACAAGAACATCAACGACGTACTTTCTATGACCATCGAAGAGGCCCTCGAGTTCTTCTTAGACCTACCGAAAATCAAAGATCGGCTGCAAACACTTGCTGATGTGGGCTTGGGCTACCTTGAGCTGGGGCAACCATCCACAACACTCAGCGGGGGAGAAGCACAGCGGGTCAAGCTTTCAAAAGAATTGTCTCGACGAAGCCGAGGTCATACGCTCTATATCTTGGATGAGCCGACAACAGGTCTTTCCGCTTCTGATGTTCATGTATTGCTGAAGGTTCTGAACCGACTGGTTGATGCAGGCAATACCATCATCATGATTGAACACAATCAGGAAGTTGTGAAAACAGCCGACTGGATTATTGATCTGGGCCCGGAGGGGGGAGAAGAGGGTGGAAGGCTCGTCGCTGAAGGGACTCCAGAAGATGTCTGTGAAGTGGCATCTTCCTATACTGGCAACCACCTCCGGAAGACTCTCTACGGTCCAAAGGTGAGGAGAGGTCCAATTGTGGCAAAACCTAGTGAGACTACATAA